The Alistipes finegoldii DSM 17242 DNA segment TCCGGATTCCCGCCGACGGCGAATCTATTGACCGATCCTGAAAACTTCACCCCTCCCGTTCGCAATGAACGGGATTTTTTTGCGTTTGCAGGGTGCGGCCGCCGCGGAAAATGCCTATATTTGCGGCGGCGACAAGTCCCGGAAAGCGATATGAAAGATTTTGCAGCGATAGATTTCGAAACGGCCAACGGCAAGCGCACGAGCGTCTGCTCGGTGGGCGTGGTGGTCGTACGCGGCGGCGAGGTGACCGATTCGTTTTACAGCCTGATCCGCCCGCGACCCAATTTTTACAGCCGCTTCACCACGGCCATCCACGGCCTGACCTATGACGATACGGCCGAAGCGCCCGATTTCGAAACGGTGTGGAAACAGATCGCCCCGCGCATTGAGGGCCTGCCGCTCGTGGCCCACAATTCGCCCTTCGACGAAGGGTGCCTGCGCGCCGTCTTCGAACTTTACGGCATGCCTTATCCCGGCTATCGGTTCTACTGTACCTGCCGGGCTTCGCGGCGGACGTTCGGCACGCAGCTGCCCAATCATCAGCTGCACACCGTCTCGGCCGCCTGCGGTTTCGACTTGGCGAACCATCACCACGCTCTGGCCGATGCCGAAGCCTGCGCCCGGATCGCGCTCAAAATCCTGTAAAAGCATACGGTTCTATTGAAATGCACCCCAAAGTTATCTCGCTTTGGGGTGCATTCCATTTGAAAGTGGGTATTTCGTATCAGAGTCCCAGTTCCAGCTGGAACCGGATCTCCCAGCGGTTGTAATTGGGGTCGATCGACTCGCTGCGGTGGTTGTAGGACATGTCGGCCTGCACTTTCAGGCTGTGTCCGATGATGTAGCGGGTAACGCCGAAAGTCGTCTGGTTCCAGCGTTTGTAACCGGCGAAAGGCTGCACCTCGCTTTCGGGGAAGAGCGTCGAGTTGCGCAGGGCGATCTCCCATTTCTTGTCGAAGAGGTAGCTGGTCTGCACGTTGAGACCCTGACCGTTGTACACGAAGGCGTTGCTCCGGGGATCGAACAGCGGTTCGTCGCAGCTGCGGCCCATGAAGTCGGTATAGAATGCGAATCCCCGGTATTTGAGGATGAAGTCGGCGAAGTAGGAACCCAGATTGCGGGTCGCGTCGTCGGGCATGACGGCGCCGCGCTGGCCCTTCAGGCGCGACGCCTTGTGGTTGTAGGAATAGGCTCCCGCCAGCAGTATCTTGACCCGTTCTTCGCCTTCGAAGTCGCCTTCGAGCACGTCGCCTTTCGATTTGAACCGTCCCAGCGGATAGAGTTCCAGACGTCCCGTGTAGGCCACTCCTCCGATCGCCGAACTGCCCCAGTTGCGGCCTTCGCCCAGCGTTACGGAGCCTTTGGCCGAGAGGTTGAACCCCTCGCCCTGACGCATGTTGTATTCGCCGAAGAATCCGAAGCCGCGGTCGAGATTGAATTCGCTGTTGACGATGCTCCGGTCGATGAACTGCAGGGCGCTCGACGAGTTGGTGCGCGCCCGGTTGGCCTTGATCTTGGTCTGGCCGAATCCGATGTTCCATTTGGGGCTGGGCACATAGTAGACGATGGCGTCGCGGACGATGTTCATGTTGCCGTTGGGCAGCGGTTCGGTATCGTACGAGGTGAAGCCCAGTTGTATGGAGTAAACCAGTTTCGGGGAGTAGATGTGTCCGTCGAAACGCAGCCG contains these protein-coding regions:
- a CDS encoding 3'-5' exonuclease, with product MKDFAAIDFETANGKRTSVCSVGVVVVRGGEVTDSFYSLIRPRPNFYSRFTTAIHGLTYDDTAEAPDFETVWKQIAPRIEGLPLVAHNSPFDEGCLRAVFELYGMPYPGYRFYCTCRASRRTFGTQLPNHQLHTVSAACGFDLANHHHALADAEACARIALKIL
- a CDS encoding porin; this translates as MKKTLLLLLLTSCCSIAAAQERSPLRRTEVITADSLDNDAELRERLRNMPNLEVGKGITFRPKSNWFSLTMRFRMQNMVGLSFDKDFTLAKTDAQVKRLRLRFDGHIYSPKLVYSIQLGFTSYDTEPLPNGNMNIVRDAIVYYVPSPKWNIGFGQTKIKANRARTNSSSALQFIDRSIVNSEFNLDRGFGFFGEYNMRQGEGFNLSAKGSVTLGEGRNWGSSAIGGVAYTGRLELYPLGRFKSKGDVLEGDFEGEERVKILLAGAYSYNHKASRLKGQRGAVMPDDATRNLGSYFADFILKYRGFAFYTDFMGRSCDEPLFDPRSNAFVYNGQGLNVQTSYLFDKKWEIALRNSTLFPESEVQPFAGYKRWNQTTFGVTRYIIGHSLKVQADMSYNHRSESIDPNYNRWEIRFQLELGL